In Deltaproteobacteria bacterium, the following are encoded in one genomic region:
- a CDS encoding phosphoribosylanthranilate isomerase — protein sequence MIVKICGVRRPEDAAAAARAGADWIGINLWRGSRRYCDPAAAKRVAAAARAAGSVHVVGVFVNATAADIARAVADIGLDRVQLHGDETPAFCAALPHPWLKAIALSGDDALARLRAYGGDLALVDTPTAGYGGSGRTGDWSLAARAAAIRRVLLAGGLTPDNVAAAIRAVRPHGVDVAGGVEREPGVKDPAAMAAFVRAARSAL from the coding sequence ATGATCGTCAAGATCTGCGGCGTGCGACGGCCCGAGGACGCGGCCGCCGCCGCCCGCGCCGGCGCCGACTGGATCGGCATCAACCTGTGGCGCGGGTCGCGCCGCTATTGCGATCCCGCCGCCGCGAAACGGGTCGCGGCCGCCGCGCGCGCCGCCGGTTCGGTCCACGTCGTCGGCGTGTTCGTCAACGCGACCGCCGCCGACATCGCCCGCGCGGTGGCGGACATCGGCCTCGATCGGGTGCAGCTGCACGGCGACGAGACGCCCGCCTTCTGTGCGGCGCTGCCGCACCCGTGGCTGAAGGCCATCGCGCTGTCCGGCGACGACGCGCTCGCGCGCCTGCGCGCGTACGGCGGCGACCTCGCGCTCGTCGACACGCCGACGGCCGGCTACGGCGGCTCCGGGCGCACCGGCGACTGGTCGCTGGCCGCGCGCGCCGCCGCCATCCGCCGCGTGCTGCTCGCCGGCGGGCTCACGCCCGACAACGTGGCCGCCGCGATCCGCGCGGTGCGCCCGCACGGCGTCGATGTCGCCGGTGGGGTCGAACGCGAGCCCGGCGTCAAGGACCCGGCCGCGATGGCGGCGTTCGTCCGGGCGGCGCGCAGCGCGCTATAG